Below is a window of Penaeus monodon isolate SGIC_2016 chromosome 13, NSTDA_Pmon_1, whole genome shotgun sequence DNA.
gggttacCAACCTTTCATTAGATCTGAGAGAGGCCTAACGGGCGTTTATTAAACGTCTCCACTGGGCAGGCTTTCCCCAGAACTAGCTCCCCCTGCACTGTCCCGCAAAGTGATTATTTAGAATAAACTCATTTGAACGTAagaattatatcaaaattattatgatatgttaTTCAGAATATGTTATATTGCTCTTATTTTCCTATATGgcgtaaagaaaatatatagttagTTTTTACAGACTAATGTTGCACCATTCCTATAGGTTTTGCgatgtattattacagatttcagaaattacaataattaccgtATATTAAGGACTCTCAtccccacatatatattcagaagaacttttattttgttcttaatatatatgcatatccgtaTATAGGGGTACATGCGTCTAAATGTATTCTCGGACCAAAGGCCCGAAATTGCATTTATTATGGCTTGTTAATTCAAACTTTCATCTACAACATAAACTTCGACATGTCCACGTTAATGCGCCACAATCGTTAGAGTCCATTAACGTGAATATATCGATGCTTGTGTTATAGAAGTAAGTTTAAATTAATAAACCTCTCAATAAATGCAAATTCGATTAATTGGACGGGCATGCCTTGATATGTGTAGCATCCACGCACCCAAGTGGGCGATACGCATACGGCGATTGGTGTATGCGCTCGCGTGGATTTGCTTAATTTTGAGTAAATCAAACCTATCTACgtagtaggtgagtctatcgtagatatgattgtGGGTTAAGAACCAGCAATGATTATCTAAACAACTACTTCCCTGGGGGAGAATCATTGGTCATCCACCCCTGGCCGTAttaagacccagtcaactacatgatgtcaacattctgccaagtagttcgtcaaacaccgcatcagtggtggcacgaaaaaaaaaaaaaaaaaaaaaaaaaaaaacaccgcacaGTGgtggcacgaaaaaaaaaaatatatatatatatatatatatatatatatatatatatatatgtatatatatatatatatatatatatatatgtgtatatatatgtatatatatatatgtgtgtgtgtgtgtgtgtgtgtgtatgtatatatatgtgtgtgtgtgtgtgtttgtgtattattattattattacacagcCTATCATTCCACTTCAGGACTTACGGCCGTATTATTAAAACGCTGGTGCGGCTCCGCAATTCAATCCCCGGGGAATGGTGCGGGGAGTCCCGCACTTgctaacaaacaataaaacgtgaagagaggtgttgcatgcactgcggcgagccgaacgccacacttgtacattacttagagaattgtgtgcacacgcaattcctaagacaaagcccgcagaacacagccgtcgtgctggtaaagagattatgcgagatgcttacaccacggctacaggagcgcctgctggcaatcctaccgccacggtaagcaccgagtgtcagataaacaaatgagacagccataaaaagctgacacaggccgggccataagtgaaaggcccgggcgaagccagaacttcgcaaatctgaagcaagcaagcaagcaagcacatatatatatttatgtaaatatgtgtgtgtctgtgtgcgcgcgcgcgtgtgtgtgtgcatgtatatgtacacatttttacttcctcttatatttctctcttcctctgtctactTTTCCATCCCGTTCTTCCCATTTTCTAATTCTCACTCGCTGTGTacacatttatctctctcttcatatattcatgtatctctTTTTTCGTCTTGTGTCTTTATCTTTACTCTACCATCAGGGTAGTGGTTTGGCAGAGAATGGTTGGAGAAAAGTTAAGTCCTCTATGACCCAAGGTAACTAAAACTAGGACCTCAAGGGTAACTTGACGTGGTTAGTAACACAGTCATGGTAACATCAGAGAAGAGGGTGAGGCAGAAAGTGGTGAGGCAAAGCCTGTGTGATAGTTCCTTTTACATTCAGTCCCTAAACTTGAACCACAGGAGTAACTTGACCTGAGGAATAATATAGGCAGTGTGACATCAGGTTAGGGGGTATGGTAGAGTGTGGTAAACAAAACCTTGAACAGAAATACTGTGCAATGCTAAGACTTCAGGCGTTTTAAGCAGGGAATTTTCTTGCCTAGAATCTCAAGAGTTTTTCTTGCCATCTCAAGAATTTTTCTTGCTTCCTTAAGCTACCTCGTAGATAGCTTGACTTTCGCTTGCTAAGTCGTGGTGTGCTGTCAACATAACTGTGTTGTTCGCGTACCTTAGTGGTTAGAAGCCTTCGAATGCAGACGTAGCCCAAGAACGCCGATTAATATTTCATCATCTGTCTCTGTAATTTTCACAATATACTTAGAGTAATTGAAATTTACtgcaaatgaaatgagataaaggagattatgaaaatgaaaaaggtttcCTCAATAATCATAAATCATCAGAACATGAACAATTTATCTCACTTTTAAACCTATCGTCTCTCGAAATGAAGAATATACCTACTATTAATAAAATAGTGATGTAGAAAAATAGCAATCCAGAACAAAAATAATCACTGGCACTCTGTCAAAGGACATTAACTTTTCTTTGTATATTCCAAGGTCTAACATTGGTATAATCTTACAAAGTGAAGCGTAGAGCTTGAACCGAATCTTTATGAGACAATAATTCCGCAGGGAGAGATCTACAAACATTATCTTTCCAGAATACATTCAGAATgtgtttgttggcctttgctgcaGCATCGCTTGTATCACTGCGGACACGCTGTTTAATGTTGAATTGtacaaattgataaaaatatcatCTTTTGTTATTTCAGTATCTAGTGTTAAACACTAGTAAactagtgtttatttttttccattaactCAGTGTTATACTTCTTTGTACAGTTAACCACACATGTAGCATTGATCATAGCTTGATTGGCTGCCTGTtgcattttttgaaatatatgtagatatggaaAGTTAATCTTATTTCTCTGATGATCATAGCTTAAAGTATGAAAATAGtactaattatatacttatatttattgcaGGAATTAACAGTAATACATGTCTTTAATACTGCATTCAGGTTAATGAATATTTAGATAATTGTCATTAGTAAAACTAAGGGAGATAAGATCTGTAAAGGAGATAAAAACAGagtatatagtttgtatataaggatatacttcccataaaatatataaccaagTAACTACACTTCCATTTTGTTTATTGAACCCAAAATTGAAATTGACTTTTCCCCAAGAGGATTATGACGGATGTTAATGGTAAAAAAACCCTCTTCACTActgtatataaaagagagaaatttagTTTTACTTTTGTCATTGGCTAAACaagatgtcattatttttttcagtgtattttctttgaaaatgattcaataataacaatggtagagCTATAATGAAAGAcgaaaccaataataatgataacacaaaaaaatatatttgcaaagaaaaaagacaaagaggcaGGGCTTGGCTTGGAAGTTCCCAACTAAGAGGCAATGGGGTCCCCTGTAACAGACTACCTTGATAGTTCCAGAAacatatttcttaatcaaaaaatcaaataatatactGTTTGTAATTACTGTATTATTCTTAGTGCAATTGTTCGTGTTCTGGAAAGCATATTTTTGTTTGGGGAGTTACTTTGTGAACATAACTAGGAAGGGAAGAACATGAAACATACGTATAAGCCGAAGACCCTTTTGATTTATTGATTCTTCAGGGCATAATGAactggacagacacacacacgcacgcatacacacacacacacacacacacacacacacacacacacgcacgcacgcacacacgcacgcacgcacacacacacgcacgcacgcacgcgcacaaacacacacacacacacacacacatacatacacacacacacatacatacacacacacacacgcgcgcgcgcatacatacatacatacatacatacatacatacatatatatatatatatatatatatatatatatatatatatatatatatacatatataaaaggtgCCTTTGAACATGCATCTATCAAATTAGTTTAAACCTGAACATCGGTATGATTACTTAAAAACACTTTTGCGTCTTAACGCAAACATATCGGTGTTTATGTTGAAAATGAAAgtttaaaataacaatgaattaAATAAACACATCTTCGGGCAACAGAATATCCTTGAATGCGCATGTCCTACAACGAAGCAGGTCTTTTCTTACAGATCCAACAGGATGTGGCTTATACATACTACTGTGTTTGTTGCCCTGACTGCAGTGTATGCGGAAGCAGTGGGGTCCAGTACCACAATTGCTGGCAGTACGACCGCTGTGGCTAAAACCACAACCACCTCTGCTGCAACCACCGCCGACACGACGACATCTTTGGCTAAAACCACCTCTGCTACAACCACCGCCGACACGCCTACACCTGTAGATACAACCACAGCTGACacgacgacccctgtggctacaaccacagaTGAGACGACAACCCCTATAGCTACAACCACAGTTGAAacgacgacccctgtggctacaagcACAACCGACACCACGActcctgtggctacaaccaccgccgacaccacgacccctgtggctacaaccataGCCACCACGACGACCCCTGTGGCAACAACCACCTCTGCTACAACCACAGCCAACacgacgacccctgtggctacaaccaccgCCGACACGACGACCCTTGTGGCTACAACCACCGTCGATacgacgacccctgtggctacaaccatcGCCGACACCACGACCCCTGTGGTTACAACCACCGCCGACACCACGACCCCTGTGGTTACAACCACCGCCGAcaccacgacccctgtggctacaaccaccgccgacaccacgacccctgtggctacaaccacgccgacaccacgacccctgtggctacaaccacagccgacaccacgacccctgtggctacaaccacagccgataccacgacccctgtggctacaaccaccgTCGAAActacgacccctgtggctacaaccacagccgacacgacgacccctgtggctacaaccaccaTCGAAActacgacccctgtggctacaactaCCGCCGACACGACGACCCCTGAGGTTACAACCACAACCGACACCAcaacccctgtggctacaaccacaattgacaccacgacccctgtggctacaaccacagccGACACCACGACCAATGTGGCTACAACCACCGCCGACACcaccacccctgtggctacaaccacagccgacaccacgacccctgaggctacaaccacagccgacacgacgacccctgtggctacaaccaacAGCCGACacgacgacccctgtggctacaaccaccgccgacaccacgacccctgtggctaaCAACCACAGCCGATaccacgacccctgtggctacaaccaccgTCGAAActacgacccctgtggctacaaccaccgCCGACActacgacccctgtggctacaaccaccgCCGAacgacgacccctgtggctacaaccacagccgacaccacgacccctgtggctacaaccacaaTTGACACCACGACCTCTGTGGTTACAACCACAGTTGAGACGACGACCCCTGAGGTTACAACCACAACCGAcaccacgacccctgtggctacaaccacagtTGAGACCACGACCCCTGAGGCTACAACCACAGTCGACACCACGACCCCTGTAGCTACAACCACAGCCGATacgacgacccctgtggctacaactacagccgacaccacgacccctgtggctacaaccacaaTTGAGacgacgacccctgtggctacaaccacagccACAACCACCTCTGCTACAACCACCGCCGACATCACGACTCTTGAGGCTACAACCACAGCCGACACGACGACCCCTGTGGCTTCAACCACAGTTCAAACGACGACCCCTATGGCTACAACCACCGCCGACacgacgacccctgtggctacaaccacagtTGAAACGACGACCCCTGTGGCAACAACCACAGTTAGAGCCACGACCCCTGTGACTACAACCACAGCCGACACGACGACCCCTGTGGCTTCAACCACAGTTCAAACGACGACCCCTATGGCTAAAACCACAGCCGAcaccacgacccctgtggctacaaccatcGCCGACACGACGACCCCTGTAGCTACAACCACAGTTGAAACGACGACCCCTGTAGCTACAACCACAGCCGAcaccacgacccctgtggctacaaaaACCCCGACACGACGACCGCTGTGGCTACAACCACAACAGACACGAcaacccctgtggctacaaccacaaccgacacgacgacccctgtggctacaaccacagtTGAAacgacgacccctgtggctacaaccacagccgacaccacaacccctgtggctacaaccacagtTGAAacgacgacccctgtggctacaatcACAGCCGACACGACGACCCCTGTAGCTACAACCACCCGACACacacccctgtggctacaaccccGGCCGACacgacgacccctgtggctacaaccacagtTGAAACGACGActcctgtggctacaaccaccgCCGAAACGatgacccctgtggctacaaccacagccgacacgacgacccctgtggctacaaatACCGCCGACACGatgacccctgtggctacaaccataGCTGACATGACGACTtctgtggctacaaccacagtTGAAAggacgacccctgtggctacaaccaccgCCGACACCACGACTCCTGAGGCTACAGCCACAGATGATAAGACGACCCCTTTGGCTACAACCACAGCCGACACGACGACCCCTGTGGCCAAGGCCACCGCCGACACCACGACCCCTGAGGCTACAACCACTGCCGACACGACGACCCCAGAGGCTACAACCACCGCTGACacgacgacccctgtggctacaaccataGCCACCacgacgacccctgtggctacaaccacagccaacaccacgacccctgtggctacaacacAGCCGACacgacgacccctgtggctacaaccccggccgacaccacgacccctgtggctacaaccacagtTGAGacgacgacccctgtggctacaaccacagtTGAAACGACGACCCCTGAGGCTATAACCACCGCTGACGCGACGACTCCTGTGGCTACAAGCACAGTTGAAACGactacccctgtggctacaaccacaaTTGAGacgacgacccctgtggctacaaccacagccGAGACGACGACCCCTGTGGCCATAACCACCGCCGACGCGACGACCCCTGAGGCTACAAGCACCGCCGAcaccacgacccctgtggctacaaccataATTGAGATGACGACCCCTGTGGCCACATCCACCGGTGACacgacgacccctgtggctacaaccacagtTGAAacgacgaccc
It encodes the following:
- the LOC119579904 gene encoding mucin-2-like, encoding MWLIHTTVFVALTAVYAEAVGSSTTIAGSTTAVAKTTTTSAATTADTTTSLAKTTSATTTADTPTPVDTTTADTTTPVATTTDETTTPIATTTVETTTPVATSTTDTTTPVATTTADTTTPVATTIATTTTPVATTTSATTTANTTTPVATTTADTTTLVATTTVDTTTPVATTIADTTTPVVTTTADTTTPVVTTTADTTTPVATTTADTTTPVATRYHDPCGYNHRRNYDPCGYNHRRHYDPFETTTPEVTTTTDTTTPVATTTVETTTPEATTTVDTTTPTTTPVATTTATTTSATTTADITTLEATTTADTTTPVASTTVQTTTPMATTTADTTTPVATTTVETTTPVATTTVRATTPVTTTTADTTTPVASTTVQTTTPMAKTTADTTTPVATTIADTTTPVATTTVETTTPVATTTADTTTPLQPPDTHPCGYNPGRHDDPCGYNHS